The sequence GCCTAGAGATTAATGAATTTCAACTAAGATGGAACATGAACCAGCTAATGACATCTGAGTTGATTAAAGCTAaatttttgtcaacattttgaaatgattgTAAATGGCTATCGTGGTAATACATTATTCATGTCTCCTTTATTACTGAGGATACCACAGTTGATAAATCTTGTTACATGTAGCTCCCATACCATTCccacaaaatgaaattaaacTTGACACAATCTAgccaatgatttttttttactgagtGCCAAGCAAGTACTGTGAGCCACAGTGTCTTTTTCCATATCATATGTCTTAATCATGTGTTCTCAATtcttgtatacatatatatacatgtatatcaagttATCAATTGATGTATATATTCCACATAATATCACCTTAATTCACAAGAAATACTGGGTTTGATTAAAAACAGACAAGACCATACAGGCTTCCCTATGGTACTACATAATAAGCGTTTGAACAGTTTTTAGGGTGCCAGACTTTCATGCACTGCTGATGTCCTGATAACACATTGCTAACACATTTGAAGAAGACCAGGtacaaaagacatcaaaactcACTTTTGGAAATTTCATCGTCCTATGCATACAACAATTAGATAACACTTATAAATTTCATGAACTGCATCTTTTTGTTGAGAAAACATTtggccgtaaaaactcttgctacaaaaaaggacttgcacttgatgaggagttctggggctcccccatccatgtgcaagcacgtctaacccccagatgatggggaacaaaagacgttaaattggagagagagagagagagagcttgtatgaacattacaatttacatgtatctgactTGCTCATTAATGCACATCTTTTTGTAACAATGCTCACGTAAGTTTATCAGTGTGCAGTTCTTCACATTAATACATTGCACACATAAAAAGACCCCCATTTGTTCCAAACTCTTAGGATTGCCTTGAATAACACAGTAATATCCATGTGGCTTGCAAACAGACTATTTGTTCAAAATCTACAGATTTAATGATAATGGCCCTTGTAAACAAACCATTATGCATATTTTTATAAAGGTAGCTTTTCTGTTTATAAGTTCTTCTTTTTGTATATTGACATTATGCTATATCTTTCTTTGTAAACCAGTTCCTAATAAGACAATTTGACGAAAATATGACTTAGTTATTGGACTCCATCATAAGTGACCTGACTAGATTCTGAACAGACAATTGCATAAACTTGGAAGTTAATGAGAAGTAACCTACCTTGTACCTTTTGGCAGCTGTTGTACTGTAGGTAAAAGAAAATCTTGGAATATTCTACTCTAACCCTAAAGTGTTAGCTGGCACGTATATTGAAAGCCATACAAGGCCCACAAGTTAGTAGGGCTGATTTGATCAGCTCTTTCACTTAAATATTGCATTCATGTTAGTAAATATCAATCTTGAATTATAAACACTAAATGTTTTACATCATGGCAATTTATGACGGCCATTCCTTGCACTCACATCACTGATTAGGGATGACTGCACTGAACAAATGCCGCTAGCTTGCCTTTAAGTATTAGCACCAAACACATTTCTTATGCCTAACACTCAGAATCTTTGGCCAGGGAAAGCTTGTTGATCACCTTAGTCTCCTCAACAAAGTGACTCAGCAGTCAGCATTGTACTGATGATTATGATAACTTATCAGGAATGACTGCACTGAACAAATGCGGGTAGCTTGCCTTAGTATAATCACCAAAAAGCCTAACAGTCTGAATCATCGGCTATGGAAAGCTTGTTGATTGCCTTAGTTTTCTCCACAAAGTGACTGAGCATTTTGATCTGAAAATCGTCCACGTAGAACTCCTCAGTCAGCTGCTGCGCTGTCATTTTCAGGACAGCGGGTCCGGTGATGCCCCGGGTTTGGAAGGACTGGATGGTGTCCTCACTGAAGTGGAAGTAGCGGAGTAACCTGGTCATGTCTTGTGTCGAGAAGTCGATGATGTTGTAGTCCTTCGGAGGGATGGTCTTTTCCGCTGGAATGGGGTCACTGAAGCCTGAATCTAGAAAGAATAAgtaatgaaagtttatttgcaagttcaggCTCAAAAGCTACTTGCAAGTACATGGTAGAAGCATATAGGAGGCATACATGTGACAAAAGACAGTGATTGACATTGTAACAAGAGACTACTCAAAATCAAATACTTGCGTTGGCCATATCTTGTTAGCAAGAGTCAGCAGGCAAGTGGGAGACTTGTGAGAAACTTTGTCCAACCTTCCAACATTTCTCAGGTGCtgacatatacgactccctattgtatctcctgttgatatcatctacctttgacaatattatatagatagtgccttcatgttgtttgaaatggagcattgtactgcctagaacctaaccattgtatagcatagaacctacCTATAgtttttagtagtttgatatatgtagccagtagtattctatttttgccttacattgtacctgttacaatcgttgtgcaacaaactttgactttgacttgcaTGCACTTGTATGCAGTATTTTCCTAACTTTGTTTCTGAAAGATTTGATGATGAATGGAGTTGTGGTGTGGTGGTAGCTCACTATtatactacagtaactataatATTGTGATAGCAGATGCACTACAGGTAAATTAGAAACTGGGTGTTGAGTGTTTTTACAACTGTTTTCAGTCTGTGTGTTCATTTGTCctggtgtgtgtctgtaaatatttgaatattgtagagtgacaggatgtgaggtggaagatggtgtaaccggcGACTGGTAGGATATGAATGTTGGCTTCGCCCGGGTCCAAAGTTGGCCCACATATAGCCATTACTTaggagaaattcacaatgaagAGATTCACAAACAATATTTCACTTAAGTATGAGATCTTCCACATCTTCTTTTAGTTTGGCCTTAGACTTTCTCATGATTGTCACTATATTTCCACAGATATACAGCTTCTTGGTGCCAGGTTGTGATGTGCATCTTACAATGTCGATCTTTCAGACTTGTTTTGATTACTCAACTCCCTGCTTACCCACTTGGGGTACCAAGATAAGGATTAATGGTTAACCCCATTATGTTCATCAGTTACGTGCCTAGATATAATGCTGGCTCATTCGATGCCTATGTGGACATGTAAACAGTACATGACAGCTGGAATGTTAAGTGTTTATAGGCACCTCATAAGTACAATCAGTAATTATGGCCATTGCATTTATTTCTAGATAGTGTGTCtctagctcaactggtagcagcctcacagttgagctcctggttccaattagttgctaactgggagatcacggttcaatcctgggaatgGCATTTCGGTTGGGGCTACACCCGTCTTTAGGAAGGggtgtaaaatgggggtcccgtgttcgaggaggtgcctggaGTATGTTTAAGGGGAATTAGGGCTAACATTAACAACCCCTtcttgtgaaaatataccctgctactgaaacagcagggaaacttgctgacctatgtgccactacaaGGGGCTGAaggaacgaacaaacaaactgttttgAGAACTACCTCCCTCTATGTGACAAAGTGAAACACTGTTATGATCACACTTGTTTTGAGCCTGGAACATTCCATAGGCTACACATACCTCCTGCACCTGTTTACTTGACTTCTACACAtaccacctgcacctgtttacAAAAGTCAAGGTCCAGGACGTGTTTGTCTTCCTTCTTGTAACAAAGGAAGTAGCCTCGAGTTCAAGTTCAtagtgacgtcacagaatgGTGAGATACAAACTCCTCAAAACTTCCCAAGAAGACCTTTCACTGGGGACTGATGATATCTGgtagtggacaggtggtcactatatacaggattcttaatgcttgtgtcaatgggaccACCAAAAGCTTTGTACAGGTTGTTCTTACctaaaggtacatttgtacgtGGTCACTTGAACTGGGATCTAAGAAAGATCACCATGGCCGCGGTACATTTTAAGGTCCAATTTCCACACAAGTTTTCAGAGTTGACCTGGGCTGtatgtgaggagctttgggctgcttaATTGGAGTTTTCCTAATATAAAGCACTGTAtgtacttgagtggcctagggttctccttgcacagtcaaTGGTCAACTCGATGCAAATCGACTCAAAAACGTGTGTGTAAAGCCAGCCTAAGAGCTGCCATCTATTAACAACACATGACAGGTTTAGGTTCCACACAGGTGTTTGTATACACAGTTCCTACCTGTGCTGGTGGTACTGATTGTGGATGTCCTGGTGAGTTCTTGGCCCTGGTAGGCTGTGTCAGCTCTGTGACCATGACGAGGGGCTGGTTTGGGGATCTGTCTCAGAGCGCTGACCGTCCCAAACTCTGTCTCCTCCTCCATTTCTATATAGTCATGACTGTCATCTGCGATGGCGGATAGAATATGTTATATATCACAGAAGTGTAATTTTAAGGttatcttaaaggcaaccaaagcaatattaggacccaaaaattaaaataaaacaaatgctgaaatctttatggtagtggcATTTACCAACACTGTTTAATACacttgcgtaataacttcataattTGAGCATTTtcaaaccgcgcaaaaacgtgccgtacgatgatctccttagtttcgcaagcctacaaaaactctggcgacgattttcagttagttctcacatcacaacgacatcgtatttttgcatcatggacgtcgttatacattgtgatattgTCGTTTggacttatcatgtatagacaTGACTAAATAAGATGCCTTTTAAAATCCGATGTTCGGGCCTTAATATTTCATAGGTTTCCTTTAAAACCACCAACACATACTCAGGGAGAAAAAATGCTGTTCCAATCCTGAGTGTTAGTTCAGTACCCAGAGGTAGTATTATggccttaaccctcaaaccaccgtagcttttttcgactaatcttaccgtatggggtcaaaactgaccccacaatgttttctacaaatatagctttattggtgactatttttgtggtttgtatatatgtatagtttaagtaatctataagggacagtttgacatgattaggtgtgaataatttttgctcattatcataatttatgcaaaaatagggaacatcgtcttttgcaactaacgctattcagacaagcgggctcttttgaggcctgcgccaacacttgatgtcatgtcacatctgaatggcttacgctagagcaaccaaacttggtcacctttgctaaaatttcgttggcaacaattttagtttaatgaaatatctaatcaatgttttcatgttgctatggcatccggtttcttagagccatattttgaaaaagtcgctacttttggattttacaatgtaattctagggcggtctttttaaactgcacttattttgtttcatcaataccaaccaatttaattcactatcatttttatgatttgatattcataatttatgcatatttgattacgtcatcggtcaaaatctaggATGgtggacgatataattagattagttataaccggctatttaaacctcaaatttcatcattaccatgtttattcaaacagaaacaatcttaatataaacgttttggttcatttttattgtgttattaggttatatgatgaaaaaatgcattcaaaataattcaagatggcggaaccaagatggcggatttcccttgtgtaacttgatatgaatataatttttatgacgtcattttgacgtcgttcctgttgccatctacaaataacgtctttggatatattatgatttatcatacataatttctacctaatttttatcgtgtacctttgaattatacggaaatacccaatttgtaggttttcgtcaataaaatcacgtaaatgacgtcataatacgtcgcaacgtcattaattttTACGTTCGATTAAAAAATTgcttttttcatgtttctacaaaattatattttgtaactatgatcataataacccttatcataaatgttactagatgacaagtatcaaacaataggaaatatgagtgcagattttgctggggtcaattttgaccccactggaccatgcgtaaactttctaggataacttaatcaacaatgagccaatctcggtaaaaacttgttagaagttataagacatctatacaaacaaactcatagaaggaattttgttttcgactcgaaatgtcaaaatgacacATGTTGATAtgcgcctggggtcagttttgaccccatacggtggtttgagggttaagggaGAAGTACATTCAAAACTGCCCAAATcttgtaaagaaagaaaaaacctTTAATACCTTCATCGTCCGAAAATTCCACTGCCTTTGCTGTAGTGGGTGACGTCACGGGAGTGACGTAGCTGCCTTCGCTATCAGTGTTGACCGCACTCAGCTGTTTTGATAGCGCTGTTTTCATCAGCGGGGTTGGTAAGGACATGGCTGGGTCTGGCGGGAAGGACAGAGCTGTTCTCGCGAGCTGGGTTGGTAAGGACATGGCTGGGTCTGTCGGGGAGGTCAGAGGCGTCAAATAGTCTTCCTCATCACTGCTATCCATCCACTCGTACTCATGGGGATCCCTAGGGGTACAGAGAAACACGGGAGGAAACAAGTAAGATGTACTGTGAATTATCTTGGCttacttgtgtttgtgtgtcttatGAGGTTCATGGTATGATTGGAATAGTTAACGCTGGCAATTATGGTATTTTAACTCTTGTTTGGTGGGGTATTTGTACCATAagtgtttttcatcatcatcacccaaGTCTATCGTGTATAGCAAATagatctctttctctctctctctctctctctctctctctctctctctctctctctctctctctctctctctctctctctctctctctctctctctctctaaattTTACTAAAGCTATGATGTTATAGAAGAGCTTTGGTTGCACACTTGTCTACAGCGCAAGTTGATGCTTTGAGGATAAGATTACATCAGACTCTATACCGTTGACTAGTTTCCATGCGTCCTTTTTTCAAACAGCAATATGAAAAAGCAGCCGGTTTCAATAAATGCTGACCGTCAATACTTACTCGACATCGACTTCTTCTGCGCGGGACCTCGGGCTGTAACTCCTAACCTCAGCACGCTCTTCCCTCGGACTTTTCTCGACGCGTGCTGGCGGTTGTGTCTGTTCTTCCCCGGTTCCTCCCGAGCCCGTCGCCGTCGCTATGTTGGGACCTGGGTCTTCTCTCGGGCTCAAAGCCCGTTCTGGCTGGTTTCTAGGGTCAGGATGTTCTCTCCCTTCTTTCACCCGTTTGAACAACTTCTTAAGTCCTTTCTTCAAGTGCAACTTTGTTGCTTTGGGGGGAGGGAGAGTGTGTGTGAGGCCCTGGGTACTGGATTCGCCACGGTCTTGAACTTGTGGAGTTTCCAGCCAATTGTCCGGCAGTGATGCATGGCGCGGACGGGTCTGTACAGTAGCCGGATTTGGCTTCAACTCCGATCCATGTTTTGGCACAGGCGGGACTTCCTCGGTTGGAAACATCGGTTCAGGTTCGGCAGCAATGCTCAATGAAGCACTGCGTATGCCTTCCCGGGAACGCGGAGGGACGGGGGGAGGGGCCACGATGTCCTCGTAAGCAGACACGAGTGTACGCTTCTCGAAATAGATGTGCTCGGGGAGCCTTTCGATGGGGTAGTACCTCACCTTGACTCTGTGGTCAAGTTCTGTGTAAAGCTTCACTTTGTGTTTCACCTTGAGACTCGCGTGCAGGGGGATCTCGAAAATCGGTTTGTCGGGAGACTCGTTGTCGTACTCACTCGCCACTACGTAGATCTCGTCGTACATTCCCTCAACAGTCATTGTCGACATGTAAGCAAGCGTCTTGTCGGGAAATTTCGGGTCCCCCCTGACAAGTGCTATTGTTGTGGGCAGTTCTGGACGTTCGTTCCCGAAGAGTTCTCTCAGAGTAAACTCAGACCTCTGATTCTTATCCTCTAAGATTTCTTCAAACGGACAGACCATGGAGAGAGGGATTCTGATCGGTTCTGCCTTAACTCGGCCGCTTTCCTGCCTCTGTTCGCGCGTGCAGAGCAGATACTCCACGTGCCCGCTGGGTTGGCGATCGCACGGGACTTTCCCCTTCTTGTCCGTCGGCGCTATGATGTCGTCGACGAAGACAGAGTCCAAGTCCGGATGTGAAACGGGAACTGTTTTTGTAGCTCGAACTTTCCCGTCCATCTCGGATATGTGCAAGTCGTGAACTGTTGGATACATTTGCGGCCTCTTCTCGAAAACCCCGCGGTAGCTTTCTCTGATGGCCACCTTGGTGGTTTCGTCTCCGGCCAACACAGTCCTAACGGCCACGTCATAGTGTATGGTGAGACGGACGCCCTTCTGGATCCTGACAGCAGTCCCCTTGGGGTGGAACGTCCCCTCTGTGGTCTCTACCAAGACGGGAAAACCCTGTCCGTACTTGCGACACACTTCGGACAGGTCCATGGAGTGCTGGAAGTCGTCTTCTCCTGTTGTGATGGGGCGCACGAAGATAGGCCAGTCCACGGGAAGCGTCTTGCGTAGAGCGCCGTTTCTGGTCACGACTTCCACTTCCTTGGGAAGTTGACCTAAtatatacagaaataaataaggAAAAAGTGTCAGTTAAAAACAGCCGTGAATGAGTTAATCATCAATCTACACATTGCAGCACCGACTCTTAAGATCTTAGCTAcagtgcgaagtagaaccagtcagtattccCAAGAGAAAGGTGAcatgctagcctccaccaggccttcctacaggggtACGGACGTACCATTTGTCAAACGGATATATAATTGTCAGTCCACGTGAAGGTTAAGATTTCCCCTTCCGAAGCTAAACTCCCCTGtcaaatattcttcctatagTTAGTTTGGCAGTGAGACTGGTggcagacggtcactgaaacgccGGCCTCTGTAACtctttggttgtgaataaagatctCTGTTATTCAGCTAAGCACAGCGTTTGAGAAATAGCAACTCGGAACCCGGAAGTGACGGATGGCCCTTGAAAACATAACAGTGAATGCCATTTTACTAAATTAAAACTTCTTCTGCATCGCACAACATGTATATTCGTCCTTAGCTTTAGTGCATATCACAGTAGCGTCGTAGCTACAAGACGAGGGTTAGACGTAGCCGTGGATCACGGTTAAGCATGACCTCCCATTCACGGTCATGGTATATACCTGGTATTCAtgtaaagtcaaacctgtacaagttcATCAAGTTACCACCTGGAAAACCTGACTACTTTAACCACTTTTTAGAGGCTACTATTTTTTTTCCCATCGACACAAGTACAGTATTTTAAAAGAGCCCTGTCTAAAGTGACCCCCTGTCCACATGAACCAGCGTTTAttggtcccttgagtggtcttcttgagtcGTTTTGATTGTAATGGCGAGGCCACTGGCATATTACCTGTCTAGAGCTACAGTACTTAAAATAAAGATACTCTTAAAAAGCTCTTTTTTGGGTTGATTCACACGAACAACTGTTGTTTAACACGCTCAGAGACCAGTTGACACACTTAGGTGAGAGTTTTAGTGTCCATTACAAGCTGCTTTAGATTCAATCTACGAAGTTATTTATTTCCGGGTTAGACCGAACCTACCTCTTCTGAGCCTGGGCGAGTTTCTTGCCGGTAAAATCCTTATAACGTCGCCGATGGAGAAGTCACTGTCGAGGGTGGTCGCATACAGGCCTTCGGCTACTTCCACAGTGGCGGGCAGCGCGTGGTCGGACACAAACTGCTGTAGGGTAGTTACCGACTCCTCCGACGCCGCCATTGTGAGGCAGGGTCGTAAAGTTCCCGTAGTACGTGTTGACTCCAGAAACTGTTTgacgtaaacaaacaaaagcgtTCAGGGTCAGACGGTTCACTTCGAGGTAACGCAACGCAACAGTGATCAACAATCTTCTCTCTGTCGCTCAAAGTCACGGAACAAAGTCGCGCGACAAAAGAAAGTGCACGACAGGTATTCGGCTGAGCTCATAAttttgttactacatgtaccaagcTTTGTCCTATTTCAAATTCTGCGGATTCAAACAACTGAGCCATAGCGCTGTAACTACTTATAAGATTATGGCAGCGAAAGAGGAACCAAATAGTTTCTGTGACTGTGTAAATTTGACACAGCAAATAAACATGTCTTACCTTTCACCGTGTTTTGGCAGCAGTGGCCAACTTCCTTTTCGTCGAACCGACAGAGATATTCGTCTCTGTCATTGATACTTGTGTATTATGTCTACCCTAAGGGGTgatctttgtgtgtttgtgggtgtACCTGAGACAGATAAAGTGCTAAGGTCAGTTAGTGGTTATCAAGTCCCAATGAAAAGGTTACTCACCCAAGATAAAGACTTTATTGAGTGTTGATTAATTAAAGTGCTTATACCACTGATgacaatgaaatacaacagttcTTAATGACAGGTAAATCTTTATGTAATGGTTGCTGGAACAATTCCGCTTTTCTTTGAATGATACCGAGCACATCTAAACTCCTATAGAACAGAGCACACAGAACCACTGCACTTGCCTCTGTCTTTATTGTACTGATTCATAACTCTAACAAGGGAAGTATACGTACAGGAAATTATATTATTGGAAGTTTCCGATTAAAGGTCAGTGAATTATGTTGATATTAGTTGACATTGTAACATTACCCCGTCCTTTTGTTCCTGTCTTACATTCTTGTCATTGGAATTTAAAAGAATAACAAGGAAATGATACATATGGTAGTTGGATGTTTACGTctgaaagcaaaacaaaacaaaacaaagctcACTAAAGTTTATTCTATGCGGGATCTCACACACAATACTTTCCACTTTATCAAAGACGTTTGACAACATTTCAagattgttatgtttagccataagtatggctcaacatattgttttctctcatgtttcttctcctgtcaaatcttcaaatcgattcatctctgtcattttttgaccaaatgacctgaaatttggtacagaggtaatgtaggcaaaaaccaatgtacgttcttttcctttttttgatattgaccttgaaagtgattttattgaggtttttaggctatttttagcatatcttggcctcctgcgcccttgtatttcaaccgaatgacctgaaatttgctgtatatgtggcttgaacaaatatttaaaggactacattcccatttttggcatacatatattcaaaacgatttattttgggctttcttgacaatatttgccacttctgtcactttcaatactacatatgacctacaggtcattgaccccgagtgccttgcacctggccaagcttgaagtttgcttacgaggaggaaagaccggacataaacatttaacgtgattatcgggaaaacaccatgttcccttaaactcagtggttaaattgcagtttaggaaattttataacagaaaacaagttaaatcaatgattttgtgaatgtttattctagcattagttattccagatattttcaaactccaaattcttcaacacaacacgggagatcttttctcctcagactggcgcgacactcctgtcaaaattgattgatgatctctctctgccgccgacttcatacatgatcaaaggcgggtggtaggcggtgccttcctacatgtcctacgtacgggcgtatggatcgtagaattcggcaaaaaaggaatgattaggccagtagagtcagtccccggtaaggtcaatgattcgcccctttgcgctagcttgtaacgttaaatgaatgtaccctctggtggccaaacttcactgacaaactttctccctattatcatcatgagcttgcgttagtctggtactagtgactattatgtgccgggaatgtttatctatcgcacgccttggaaggaagttcaaccatgataaatggtcggccgttgcgaaaatttggaatcccatgctgttgatttttgtgattgaatctgtaagaaaatatattttcatgtcgttcatgtttttgggacggacgccgggacggggtaaattttttctatcattttcgtcccgttagtaatgcaaatcgaatcgtgttgcacaagaggcaaaacactaaaaacgtgggtcttgtggagtgttttggagcgggaaaatgccggatattagcggtgccgaacagtgtacatcgtcgcgcgcgggtgacgctccgtcaaaacaaatccgctggtggtctagcgcggccaccgaaaataggcagaaacacacaggaggacttagcaccttcgtttatgagggcaattgtgaaaatcttttgttacaaattgttcgaacattgaaacatttggatagatggtttgaaactgttctaaataaagagatttttgtgtagttacgttcgaaatgtttccaacgtatgtgaaatgagttcaaacatgttataagtttcaattctaattgtttgaacactttagaactgttgtgacttagacattcttttaatcaaaatagttcaaacatattacaaatattatatcaaaaccctctcggtgactttgaattgacctaaatatgttgtttttggtcatttccttcgtctcctgtcaaatcttcatatgtatactatggaaaacttcattcttccctggggctgatcttttttaattcaattttgaactgggttgattatgcgcaagagtgtaattttcagcggatatttttcgactggtttacatggaaatggcacggaatatcccattcttgcaaggggaggattttttaattatttctttcaattttgagctggaatgattatgaaaaagtccattctttagcagaagtgttaatcaattagtggatatggttgtggactggtccatattgtgttgaggtgctactggaagactcagttttggactggggtgattcatttttttagtgcaagtattttagaatggtccattgttatttggggagagtccattttttgcatggcgaggagtatggctaaacatgctgtatttgctcgcaaatgttgcctttctagttatctATGTAATGGCATTGGCACTATCGGCACTG comes from Branchiostoma lanceolatum isolate klBraLanc5 chromosome 2, klBraLanc5.hap2, whole genome shotgun sequence and encodes:
- the LOC136427019 gene encoding uncharacterized protein, whose protein sequence is MAASEESVTTLQQFVSDHALPATVEVAEGLYATTLDSDFSIGDVIRILPARNSPRLRRGQLPKEVEVVTRNGALRKTLPVDWPIFVRPITTGEDDFQHSMDLSEVCRKYGQGFPVLVETTEGTFHPKGTAVRIQKGVRLTIHYDVAVRTVLAGDETTKVAIRESYRGVFEKRPQMYPTVHDLHISEMDGKVRATKTVPVSHPDLDSVFVDDIIAPTDKKGKVPCDRQPSGHVEYLLCTREQRQESGRVKAEPIRIPLSMVCPFEEILEDKNQRSEFTLRELFGNERPELPTTIALVRGDPKFPDKTLAYMSTMTVEGMYDEIYVVASEYDNESPDKPIFEIPLHASLKVKHKVKLYTELDHRVKVRYYPIERLPEHIYFEKRTLVSAYEDIVAPPPVPPRSREGIRSASLSIAAEPEPMFPTEEVPPVPKHGSELKPNPATVQTRPRHASLPDNWLETPQVQDRGESSTQGLTHTLPPPKATKLHLKKGLKKLFKRVKEGREHPDPRNQPERALSPREDPGPNIATATGSGGTGEEQTQPPARVEKSPREERAEVRSYSPRSRAEEVDVEDPHEYEWMDSSDEEDYLTPLTSPTDPAMSLPTQLARTALSFPPDPAMSLPTPLMKTALSKQLSAVNTDSEGSYVTPVTSPTTAKAVEFSDDEDDSHDYIEMEEETEFGTVSALRQIPKPAPRHGHRADTAYQGQELTRTSTISTTSTDSGFSDPIPAEKTIPPKDYNIIDFSTQDMTRLLRYFHFSEDTIQSFQTRGITGPAVLKMTAQQLTEEFYVDDFQIKMLSHFVEKTKAINKLSIADDSDC